In Cryptomeria japonica chromosome 10, Sugi_1.0, whole genome shotgun sequence, a genomic segment contains:
- the LOC131046417 gene encoding probable receptor-like protein kinase At1g80640 isoform X3 has translation MSLISCYANKGISLGPLINRLSSFRITKRREFASAIDYLTLQEATNNFSSSNYLGKGGFGCVYKAQFHDGFCAAVKKLNDDRQQAEEEFQTEVDLMSRVRHPNLVSLLGFCAHGTKRLLVYELMRNGSLEDQLHGPSRGSTLTWQLRLKIALDVARALEHLHEHCDPSIIHCDLKSSNVLLDASYNAKLSDFGLAITVRGVVDRKFFQVLGTLGYVAPEYLLDGKLTEKSDVYAFGVVLLELITGRKPVDKSMPEGCQSLVTWAKPQLTDRTKLPTIVDPVIKEMLNLKHLQQVAAIAVLCVQPEPDYRPLIADVVHSLIPLVPLEHGGALRNADTPQL, from the exons ATGAGCTTAATCAGTTGTT ATGCCAATAAGGGGATATCACTTGGGCCACTGATTAATCGCTTGAGCTCGTTTCGAATTACAAAGAGGAGAGAATTTGCATCTGCTATTGATTATCTTACTTTGCAAGAGGCAACAAATAATTTCAGTAGTTCTAATTACCTGGGAAAGGGTGGCTTTGGTTGTGTTTATAAAGCCCagtttcatgatggattttgtgcTGCTGTGAAGAAGCTGAATGACGATAGACAACAGGCAGAGGAAGAATTTCAG ACTGAAGTTGATCTGATGAGCAGAGTCAGGCATCCAAACCTGGTGTCTTTGTTGGGTTTTTGTGCACATGGAACGAAAAGACTTCTAgtctatgagctcatgagaaatGGCTCTTTGGAAGACCAGCTACATG GTCCATCTCGTGGATCTACGCTCACCTGGCAGTTGCGTCTGAAGATAGCTCTTGATGTTGCAAG GGCTCTGGAGCATTTGCATGAGCACTGTGATCCATCTATCATTCACTGTGATTTGAAATCATCAAATGTCCTCCTTGATGCAAGCTACAATGCTAAA CTTTCAGATTTTGGTCTTGCCATAACAGTTCGAGGAGTTGTGGATAGAAAATTTTTTCAGGTTTTGGGAACCTTGGGATATGTAGCTCCAGAGTACCTTCTAGATG GGAAATTAACAGAGAAAAGTGATGTCTATGCATTTGGAGTAGTTCTATTGGAACTGATTACAGGAAGAAAGCCTGTGGACAAATCTATGCCAGAAGGATGTCAATCCCTCGTTACTTGg GCCAAGCCACAGTTAACAGATAGGACAAAGCTTCCAACTATTGTGGATCCTGTTATTAAAGAGATGCTGAACTTGAAACATCTTCAGCAA GTAGCAGCTATTGCAGTTCTTTGTGTACAACCTGAGCCTGATTACAGGCCACTGATAGCTGATGTTGTCCATTCTCTTATTCCTCTTGTACCACTAGAGCATGGAGGGGCATTAAGGAATGCTGATACACCACAACTATAG
- the LOC131046417 gene encoding probable receptor-like protein kinase At1g80640 isoform X1, with protein MHLITTQLIQSDMMAKSVLMAILFWGSCVIGTFQFKYVNGERSAGKSHLPQKQSTHSPLYVPVHAPSSHIAYHSSYLSLNKNLNLVPASLSSPSPSPYVKSRRTNKPSASPYLFLPMVESVPPVASTMATATEQTNSPNHEIQHLKVLIIAAIISVLFLIGVILLFAYCTWVHKHNSKPLYSPSQAQAYEKQLHIDGSDANKGISLGPLINRLSSFRITKRREFASAIDYLTLQEATNNFSSSNYLGKGGFGCVYKAQFHDGFCAAVKKLNDDRQQAEEEFQTEVDLMSRVRHPNLVSLLGFCAHGTKRLLVYELMRNGSLEDQLHGPSRGSTLTWQLRLKIALDVARALEHLHEHCDPSIIHCDLKSSNVLLDASYNAKLSDFGLAITVRGVVDRKFFQVLGTLGYVAPEYLLDGKLTEKSDVYAFGVVLLELITGRKPVDKSMPEGCQSLVTWAKPQLTDRTKLPTIVDPVIKEMLNLKHLQQVAAIAVLCVQPEPDYRPLIADVVHSLIPLVPLEHGGALRNADTPQL; from the exons ATGCATCTCATTACCACTCAGCTTATTCAATCAGATATGATGGCCAAATCAGTTTTAATGGCTATTTTATTTTGGGGAAGTTGTGTCATTGGAACGTTTCAATTCAAGTATGTTAATGGTGAGAGATCAGCAGGAAAATCTCATCTTCCTCAGAAACAGAGTACTCATTCCCCATTGTATGTACCAGTGCATGCTCCCAGTTCACACATTGCTTATCATTCTTCTTATTTAAGTCTCAACAAAAATCTGAACCTGGTGCCTGCTTCTCTTTCTTCCCCTTCACCTTCGCCATATGTTAAATCTAGAAGGACAAACAAGCCCAGTGCAAGTCCATATCTTTTCCTACCAATGGTCGAATCAGTGCCACCTGTGGCTTCTACAATGG CAACAGCAACGGAGCAAACAAATTCACCCAACCATGAAATACAGCATCTCAAAGTTCTAATCATTGCGGCTATCATCTCTGTACTATTCCTTATTGGAGTCATCTTGCTTTTTGCATATTGTACTTGGGTGCATAAGCATAATTCAAAGCCACTTTATTCACCATCTCAAGCACAGGCATATGAAAAACAATTACACATTGACGGCTCAG ATGCCAATAAGGGGATATCACTTGGGCCACTGATTAATCGCTTGAGCTCGTTTCGAATTACAAAGAGGAGAGAATTTGCATCTGCTATTGATTATCTTACTTTGCAAGAGGCAACAAATAATTTCAGTAGTTCTAATTACCTGGGAAAGGGTGGCTTTGGTTGTGTTTATAAAGCCCagtttcatgatggattttgtgcTGCTGTGAAGAAGCTGAATGACGATAGACAACAGGCAGAGGAAGAATTTCAG ACTGAAGTTGATCTGATGAGCAGAGTCAGGCATCCAAACCTGGTGTCTTTGTTGGGTTTTTGTGCACATGGAACGAAAAGACTTCTAgtctatgagctcatgagaaatGGCTCTTTGGAAGACCAGCTACATG GTCCATCTCGTGGATCTACGCTCACCTGGCAGTTGCGTCTGAAGATAGCTCTTGATGTTGCAAG GGCTCTGGAGCATTTGCATGAGCACTGTGATCCATCTATCATTCACTGTGATTTGAAATCATCAAATGTCCTCCTTGATGCAAGCTACAATGCTAAA CTTTCAGATTTTGGTCTTGCCATAACAGTTCGAGGAGTTGTGGATAGAAAATTTTTTCAGGTTTTGGGAACCTTGGGATATGTAGCTCCAGAGTACCTTCTAGATG GGAAATTAACAGAGAAAAGTGATGTCTATGCATTTGGAGTAGTTCTATTGGAACTGATTACAGGAAGAAAGCCTGTGGACAAATCTATGCCAGAAGGATGTCAATCCCTCGTTACTTGg GCCAAGCCACAGTTAACAGATAGGACAAAGCTTCCAACTATTGTGGATCCTGTTATTAAAGAGATGCTGAACTTGAAACATCTTCAGCAA GTAGCAGCTATTGCAGTTCTTTGTGTACAACCTGAGCCTGATTACAGGCCACTGATAGCTGATGTTGTCCATTCTCTTATTCCTCTTGTACCACTAGAGCATGGAGGGGCATTAAGGAATGCTGATACACCACAACTATAG
- the LOC131046417 gene encoding probable receptor-like protein kinase At1g80640 isoform X2: MHLITTQLIQSDMMAKSVLMAILFWGSCVIGTFQFKYVNGERSAGKSHLPQKQSTHSPLYVPVHAPSSHIAYHSSYLSLNKNLNLVPASLSSPSPSPYVKSRRTNKPSASPYLFLPMVESVPPVASTMATEQTNSPNHEIQHLKVLIIAAIISVLFLIGVILLFAYCTWVHKHNSKPLYSPSQAQAYEKQLHIDGSDANKGISLGPLINRLSSFRITKRREFASAIDYLTLQEATNNFSSSNYLGKGGFGCVYKAQFHDGFCAAVKKLNDDRQQAEEEFQTEVDLMSRVRHPNLVSLLGFCAHGTKRLLVYELMRNGSLEDQLHGPSRGSTLTWQLRLKIALDVARALEHLHEHCDPSIIHCDLKSSNVLLDASYNAKLSDFGLAITVRGVVDRKFFQVLGTLGYVAPEYLLDGKLTEKSDVYAFGVVLLELITGRKPVDKSMPEGCQSLVTWAKPQLTDRTKLPTIVDPVIKEMLNLKHLQQVAAIAVLCVQPEPDYRPLIADVVHSLIPLVPLEHGGALRNADTPQL; this comes from the exons ATGCATCTCATTACCACTCAGCTTATTCAATCAGATATGATGGCCAAATCAGTTTTAATGGCTATTTTATTTTGGGGAAGTTGTGTCATTGGAACGTTTCAATTCAAGTATGTTAATGGTGAGAGATCAGCAGGAAAATCTCATCTTCCTCAGAAACAGAGTACTCATTCCCCATTGTATGTACCAGTGCATGCTCCCAGTTCACACATTGCTTATCATTCTTCTTATTTAAGTCTCAACAAAAATCTGAACCTGGTGCCTGCTTCTCTTTCTTCCCCTTCACCTTCGCCATATGTTAAATCTAGAAGGACAAACAAGCCCAGTGCAAGTCCATATCTTTTCCTACCAATGGTCGAATCAGTGCCACCTGTGGCTTCTACAATGG CAACGGAGCAAACAAATTCACCCAACCATGAAATACAGCATCTCAAAGTTCTAATCATTGCGGCTATCATCTCTGTACTATTCCTTATTGGAGTCATCTTGCTTTTTGCATATTGTACTTGGGTGCATAAGCATAATTCAAAGCCACTTTATTCACCATCTCAAGCACAGGCATATGAAAAACAATTACACATTGACGGCTCAG ATGCCAATAAGGGGATATCACTTGGGCCACTGATTAATCGCTTGAGCTCGTTTCGAATTACAAAGAGGAGAGAATTTGCATCTGCTATTGATTATCTTACTTTGCAAGAGGCAACAAATAATTTCAGTAGTTCTAATTACCTGGGAAAGGGTGGCTTTGGTTGTGTTTATAAAGCCCagtttcatgatggattttgtgcTGCTGTGAAGAAGCTGAATGACGATAGACAACAGGCAGAGGAAGAATTTCAG ACTGAAGTTGATCTGATGAGCAGAGTCAGGCATCCAAACCTGGTGTCTTTGTTGGGTTTTTGTGCACATGGAACGAAAAGACTTCTAgtctatgagctcatgagaaatGGCTCTTTGGAAGACCAGCTACATG GTCCATCTCGTGGATCTACGCTCACCTGGCAGTTGCGTCTGAAGATAGCTCTTGATGTTGCAAG GGCTCTGGAGCATTTGCATGAGCACTGTGATCCATCTATCATTCACTGTGATTTGAAATCATCAAATGTCCTCCTTGATGCAAGCTACAATGCTAAA CTTTCAGATTTTGGTCTTGCCATAACAGTTCGAGGAGTTGTGGATAGAAAATTTTTTCAGGTTTTGGGAACCTTGGGATATGTAGCTCCAGAGTACCTTCTAGATG GGAAATTAACAGAGAAAAGTGATGTCTATGCATTTGGAGTAGTTCTATTGGAACTGATTACAGGAAGAAAGCCTGTGGACAAATCTATGCCAGAAGGATGTCAATCCCTCGTTACTTGg GCCAAGCCACAGTTAACAGATAGGACAAAGCTTCCAACTATTGTGGATCCTGTTATTAAAGAGATGCTGAACTTGAAACATCTTCAGCAA GTAGCAGCTATTGCAGTTCTTTGTGTACAACCTGAGCCTGATTACAGGCCACTGATAGCTGATGTTGTCCATTCTCTTATTCCTCTTGTACCACTAGAGCATGGAGGGGCATTAAGGAATGCTGATACACCACAACTATAG